A DNA window from Arachis hypogaea cultivar Tifrunner chromosome 18, arahy.Tifrunner.gnm2.J5K5, whole genome shotgun sequence contains the following coding sequences:
- the LOC112772768 gene encoding mitochondrial import inner membrane translocase subunit TIM17-2-like, with translation MGVPETLREPCPDRILDDIGSAFGMGAVGGSGFHFIKGFFNSPMGSRLLGASQEVRLNAPRIGGSFAVWGALFSTFDCTMVYVRQKEDPWNSIISGFAAGGFLSLRKGPAAATRSAVFGGILLALIEGGMIMLDKTFAARQMQMPPLTEEPMLAGYPSGIGFPGQHGPQPSPPTASKSETKTSWFGGFFGGGKKEEPASGGGSETKILESFDAPQVPNFEYK, from the coding sequence ATGGGAGTCCCGGAGACATTACGCGAGCCCTGCCCTGATCGTATCCTCGACGACATAGGCAGCGCTTTCGGCATGGGAGCCGTCGGAGGCTCCGGCTTTCACTTCATCAAGGGCTTCTTCAACTCTCCCATGGGTTCCCGCCTCCTCGGCGCGTCACAGGAAGTGCGTCTCAACGCGCCGAGAATAGGCGGAAGCTTTGCGGTTTGGGGTGCACTCTTCTCCACCTTCGACTGCACCATGGTTTATGTTCGTCAGAAGGAGGATCCATGGAACTCAATCATATCTGGATTCGCTGCCGGAGGATTTCTCTCCCTGCGTAAGGGACCCGCCGCCGCCACGCGGTCCGCCGTGTTCGGTGGTATCTTGCTGGCCCTTATTGAAGGAGGTATGATCATGCTTGACAAGACCTTCGCTGCACGGCAGATGCAGATGCCGCCTCTCACGGAGGAACCTATGCTGGCTGGTTACCCTTCAGGCATCGGATTTCCGGGTCAGCATGGTCCTCAGCCTTCTCCGCCGACGGCCTCGAAATCGGAGACTAAAACTTCTTGGTTTGGTGGATTCTTCGGTGGAGGGAAGAAGGAGGAGCCGGCGTCTGGTGGAGGAAGCGAAACGAAGATCCTGGAGAGTTTTGATGCCCCACAGGTTCCGAATTTTGAGTACAAGTGa
- the LOC112772227 gene encoding protein BUNDLE SHEATH DEFECTIVE 2, chloroplastic, producing MAPALCLSLLTSLTITPTPGIYIKNHANSKHNRVNSVFQRSSTSKLIAKANAKGNQQNTKPNSMICADCDGNGAVQCSQCKGSGVNSVDVFNGQFKAGDSCWLCGGRKEMLCGNCNGAGFVGGFLSTHDQ from the exons ATGGCTCCAGCTCTGTGCCTATCACTTCTAACTTCCCTTACAATTACACCAACGCCAG GTATTTATATTAAGAACCATGCAAATTCAAAGCACAACAGAGTCAACTCTGTGTTTCAACGTTCTTCCACTTCTAAACTCATTGCAAAG GCTAATGCAAAAGGAAACCAGCAAAACACCAAACCCAATAGTATGATATGTGCAGATTGTGATGGAAATG GAGCAGTTCAATGCTCTCAGTGCAAAGGTAGTGGGGTGAACTCTGTTGATGTTTTCAATGGACAGTTTAAAGCTGGTGACTCATGCTGGCTTTGCGG GGGAAGGAAGGAAATGTTATGTGGAAATTGCAATGGAGCTGGATTTGTGGGTGGCTTCTTGAGCACTCATGATCAGTAG